In Euphorbia lathyris chromosome 9, ddEupLath1.1, whole genome shotgun sequence, the following are encoded in one genomic region:
- the LOC136207309 gene encoding uncharacterized protein yields the protein MKTKIVDPSMVEALPPSQRGELWLQGPTTMKDGVIEHFPIWKAITDFDPQIFIWLGDNVYGDIRCLYKVFGKERTIGPWKNAPRFVPSSQQELESKYHKDKTNPAYSRLRQSTKVIGTWDDHDYGLNDAGKEFEGKVTNQRLLLDLLDEPQDSPRRKQEGVYTYTFGPVNRQIKIILLDTRYHRDPLHSDGTILGVSQWTWLEKELNGPKTVITIIGSSIQREGVLFISGDVHFGEIS from the exons ATGAAAACCAAGATTGTTGATCCTTCAATGGTAGAGGCCTTGCCTCCTAGCCAGCGAGGGGAGCTCTGGTTGCAAGGACCAACCACCATGAAAG ATGGCGTTATTGAACATTTT CCTATATGGAAGGCAATAACTGACTTCGATCCCCAAATTTTCATTTGGCTGGGCGATAACGTTTATGGAGATATTAGATGCCTTTACAAAGTATTTGGAAAGGAAAGGACTATTGGGCCATGGAAGAATGCTCCGAGGTTTGTTCCTTCCTCTCAGCAGGAATTAGAGTCCAAATACCACAAAGATAAGACTAATCCTGCTTATTCTCGTCTCCGCCAGAGTACTAAG GTAATTGGCACTTGGGATGACCATGATTATGGCTTAAATGATGCTGGAAAAGAATTTGAAGGGAAAGTCACCAACCAGAGGCTTCTTCTAGATTTATTGGATGAACCTCAAGACAGTCCTCG GCGGAAACAGGAAGGtgtatatacttatacttttgGCCCTGTGAACAGACAAATTAAG ATTATTCTCTTGGATACGAGATACCACAGGGATCCATTGCATAGTGATGGAACTATATTGGGGGTTTCTCAGTGGACATGGCTAGAAAAAGAGTTGAATGGACCCAAAACAGTCATTACAATAATTGGATCTTCTATTCAG AGAGAGGGAGTGTTATTCATAAGTGGAGATGTTCATTTTGGAGAAATCTCATGA